In Nonomuraea muscovyensis, one genomic interval encodes:
- a CDS encoding signal peptidase II yields MRDLQAEGGTPVAPKAAPPRDRRLFVVLGVLAAVIYVSDLLTKTWALATLENRQGPLVVVPDVLQFRLIFNSGAAFSIGTGMTIVFTFIAAGVVIAILRTARSLRSRPWAITLGMLLGGAFGNLTDRLLRHPSGFGRSTQFQGHVVDFIEVLPGHFPVIDYFPIFNIADSAIVCGGILAVILAWRGYQIDGTKEGKA; encoded by the coding sequence GTGCGTGACCTGCAAGCAGAAGGAGGAACGCCGGTAGCGCCGAAGGCCGCGCCGCCGCGTGACCGCCGCCTGTTCGTCGTCCTCGGCGTGCTGGCGGCGGTCATCTACGTGAGCGACCTGCTCACCAAGACGTGGGCGCTGGCGACTCTGGAGAACCGCCAGGGTCCTCTGGTGGTCGTTCCGGACGTCCTGCAGTTCAGGCTGATCTTCAACTCCGGCGCCGCGTTCAGCATCGGCACCGGGATGACGATCGTCTTCACCTTCATCGCGGCCGGCGTGGTGATCGCCATCCTGCGCACGGCGCGCAGCCTGCGGAGCCGGCCGTGGGCCATCACCCTGGGCATGCTCCTGGGCGGCGCGTTCGGCAACCTGACCGACCGGTTGCTGCGCCATCCTTCGGGATTCGGCAGGAGCACGCAGTTCCAGGGGCACGTGGTCGACTTCATCGAGGTCCTGCCCGGTCACTTCCCCGTGATCGACTACTTCCCCATCTTCAACATCGCCGACTCGGCGATCGTCTGCGGCGGGATCCTCGCGGTGATCCTGGCCTGGCGGGGCTACCAGATCGACGGCACGAAGGAGGGCAAGGCATGA
- a CDS encoding AzlD domain-containing protein yields MTLWWAIAVVCVGCYAFKLAGLAAPRWVLEHPVVSRFAELVPVALLAALVAVQMFSEQGRLHFDPARTAGLAAAVVALLLRAPFLVVLAIAAVITALVRVFSG; encoded by the coding sequence ATGACGCTGTGGTGGGCGATCGCCGTGGTCTGTGTGGGCTGCTACGCGTTCAAGCTGGCCGGGCTGGCGGCTCCGCGCTGGGTCCTGGAGCATCCGGTGGTGAGCCGGTTCGCCGAGCTGGTGCCGGTCGCGCTGCTCGCGGCGCTGGTGGCGGTGCAGATGTTCAGCGAGCAGGGCCGGCTCCATTTCGACCCGGCCCGTACGGCCGGCCTGGCCGCGGCGGTGGTCGCCCTGCTGCTCCGCGCCCCTTTTTTGGTGGTCCTGGCCATTGCCGCCGTTATTACTGCGCTTGTCCGGGTCTTTAGCGGGTAG
- a CDS encoding AzlC family ABC transporter permease, translating to MEETSHRAAAIRDGLGVGVAVGLAGLAFGAAAVTAGMSIAQACVLSLLAFTGASQFALAGAVGAGGDLAASAAGALLLGGRNTLYGLRLAGLLQAQGPRKLLVAQGVIDETTAVALAQPSPAAARAGFTATFAAVYVTWNLTTLGGAVGTSFLGDPRMLGLDVVGPATFLALLWPRLVRSAELRWLAAGGAAIALTATPFLPPGVPVLLSAVAVLVVMVR from the coding sequence ATGGAAGAGACATCGCACCGTGCCGCCGCCATACGGGACGGGCTCGGCGTGGGCGTGGCCGTGGGGCTGGCCGGGCTCGCCTTCGGGGCCGCGGCCGTCACCGCGGGGATGAGCATCGCCCAGGCCTGCGTCCTGAGCCTGCTGGCGTTCACCGGGGCCTCGCAGTTCGCGCTGGCCGGAGCCGTGGGGGCGGGCGGCGACCTGGCCGCGTCCGCCGCCGGCGCGCTGCTGCTCGGCGGCCGCAACACCCTGTACGGCCTGCGCCTGGCCGGGCTGCTGCAGGCCCAAGGGCCACGCAAGCTGCTCGTCGCCCAGGGCGTGATCGACGAGACCACCGCGGTCGCGCTGGCCCAGCCCAGCCCGGCGGCGGCGCGGGCCGGGTTCACCGCCACGTTCGCCGCCGTGTACGTCACCTGGAACCTCACCACCCTGGGCGGCGCCGTCGGCACGTCCTTCCTGGGCGACCCGCGCATGCTGGGGCTCGACGTGGTCGGACCGGCCACGTTCCTGGCGCTGCTGTGGCCCCGGCTGGTGCGCAGTGCCGAGCTGAGGTGGCTGGCGGCGGGCGGCGCGGCGATCGCGCTGACCGCAACGCCGTTCCTGCCGCCGGGCGTGCCCGTGCTGCTGTCGGCGGTGGCCGTGCTGGTGGTGATGGTGCGATGA
- a CDS encoding AraC family transcriptional regulator, whose amino-acid sequence MKEQARFWRHPAVPGVDLLKARYVTHRFTRHAHAEFAIGLILDGVEEFDHGGSLRRAGAGEIVLVNPEVAHTGHPGTPGGWAYRMLYPSLESMAEIAADLGRPRGTPCFPEQVVGDPALAALLSRAHRAAELGDDLAASTLTRTLFGRLLARHGAPRPLADPVADPVGAPGAELASAGRRAVQEAIELLGESLLDPPTLDRLAQSVRARPFPLLRAFKAETGLPPHAYLISLRVRRARRLLASGRTPAEVAAEVGFTDQAHLTRHFKRIVGVPPAAYQRAAGTYKT is encoded by the coding sequence GTGAAGGAGCAGGCGAGGTTCTGGCGGCATCCGGCGGTGCCGGGCGTCGACCTGCTCAAGGCCCGCTACGTCACCCACCGCTTCACCCGGCACGCCCACGCGGAGTTCGCGATCGGGCTGATCCTCGACGGCGTCGAGGAGTTCGATCACGGCGGCTCGCTGCGCCGGGCCGGCGCGGGCGAGATCGTGCTGGTCAACCCGGAGGTCGCGCACACCGGCCACCCCGGCACACCCGGCGGCTGGGCCTACCGGATGCTCTACCCGTCGCTGGAGTCGATGGCCGAGATCGCCGCCGACCTGGGCCGGCCGCGCGGGACCCCCTGCTTCCCCGAGCAGGTGGTGGGCGACCCGGCACTCGCCGCGCTGCTGAGCCGGGCGCACCGGGCGGCCGAGCTGGGTGACGACCTGGCGGCCTCGACGCTGACGCGCACGCTGTTCGGCCGGCTGCTGGCCCGCCACGGCGCGCCGCGCCCCCTGGCCGATCCCGTGGCCGATCCCGTGGGCGCTCCCGGGGCGGAGCTCGCGTCGGCGGGGCGGCGGGCCGTCCAGGAGGCGATCGAGCTGCTCGGCGAGAGCCTGCTCGACCCGCCGACGCTCGACCGGCTGGCGCAGAGCGTGCGGGCCAGGCCGTTCCCGCTGCTGCGGGCGTTCAAGGCCGAGACGGGGCTGCCGCCGCACGCCTACCTCATCTCGCTGCGGGTACGGCGGGCGCGCCGGCTCCTGGCGTCGGGCAGGACGCCCGCGGAGGTGGCGGCCGAGGTGGGCTTCACCGACCAGGCCCACCTGACCCGGCATTTCAAACGGATCGTGGGCGTGCCGCCCGCGGCGTACCAGCGAGCCGCAGGAACGTACAAGACCTGA
- a CDS encoding RluA family pseudouridine synthase, whose amino-acid sequence MSEQRSLPVPDGLEGERLDAALSRLFGFSRTRAAELIAAGEVLVDGRSPAKSDRVHAGAWLDVTLPPPVSAPVPVAEPVPGMRVVHEDDDIVVVDKPIGVAAHPTVGWTGPTVLGGLLGAGHTIATSGAAERQGIVHRLDANTTGVMVVAKSEHAYSWLKRAFKERTVDKRYHALVQGHPDPFRGTVDAPIDRHPSGDGRFAVVAGGKPSVTHYDTIEAFRAASLLDIKLETGRTHQIRVHMSALRHPCVGDLMYGADPTIAARLGVGRQWLHAVSLAFEHPSTGEWVSFGTDYPEDLQKALDLVRAES is encoded by the coding sequence ATGAGCGAGCAGCGGAGCCTGCCCGTGCCCGACGGGCTCGAAGGCGAGCGCCTCGACGCCGCCCTGTCCCGGCTGTTCGGCTTCTCCCGCACCCGGGCGGCCGAGCTGATCGCGGCCGGCGAGGTGCTGGTCGACGGCCGGTCGCCCGCCAAGTCCGACCGGGTGCACGCCGGAGCCTGGCTCGACGTGACGCTCCCGCCCCCGGTCAGCGCCCCCGTGCCGGTCGCCGAGCCGGTGCCCGGCATGCGCGTCGTCCACGAGGACGACGACATCGTCGTGGTCGACAAGCCCATCGGCGTGGCGGCCCACCCGACCGTCGGCTGGACCGGGCCCACCGTCCTCGGCGGCCTGCTCGGCGCCGGCCACACCATCGCCACCAGCGGCGCGGCCGAACGCCAGGGCATCGTGCACCGGCTCGACGCCAACACGACCGGCGTGATGGTGGTGGCCAAGAGCGAGCACGCCTACTCCTGGCTCAAGCGCGCCTTCAAGGAGCGCACGGTCGACAAGCGCTACCACGCGCTGGTGCAGGGGCATCCCGACCCGTTCCGGGGCACGGTCGACGCGCCCATCGACCGGCACCCGTCGGGCGACGGCCGCTTCGCGGTCGTGGCGGGCGGCAAGCCGTCGGTCACCCACTACGACACGATCGAGGCTTTCCGCGCGGCGTCGCTGCTCGACATCAAGCTGGAGACCGGGCGCACCCACCAGATCCGCGTGCACATGTCGGCGCTACGCCACCCCTGCGTGGGCGACCTCATGTACGGCGCCGACCCGACGATCGCGGCCCGGCTGGGCGTCGGCCGTCAGTGGTTGCACGCCGTGTCGCTCGCGTTCGAGCACCCGAGCACGGGGGAGTGGGTGTCGTTCGGCACCGACTACCCCGAGGATCTGCAGAAGGCCCTCGACCTGGTGCGCGCCGAGTCCTGA
- a CDS encoding TraR/DksA family transcriptional regulator, translated as MTAVTQTATPTMWSDEELAEVRGVLQQEADELNADILRHEMEIASGDVTQGAGDDQADAGAKTYEREREIALTLNARDLLAQNERAIARIDAGTYGVCESCHKPIGKERLQAFPRATLCVTCKQKEERR; from the coding sequence ATGACGGCAGTCACGCAGACCGCTACACCCACGATGTGGTCGGACGAGGAACTGGCCGAGGTACGCGGCGTGCTGCAGCAGGAGGCCGACGAGCTGAACGCCGACATCCTGCGGCACGAGATGGAGATCGCCTCGGGGGACGTCACCCAGGGGGCGGGCGACGACCAGGCGGATGCCGGCGCGAAGACGTACGAGCGCGAACGCGAGATCGCCCTTACCCTGAATGCGCGCGACCTGCTCGCGCAGAACGAACGTGCGATCGCCAGGATCGACGCAGGGACCTATGGAGTGTGCGAATCGTGCCACAAGCCGATCGGCAAGGAACGCCTTCAGGCGTTCCCGAGGGCGACGCTGTGCGTGACCTGCAAGCAGAAGGAGGAACGCCGGTAG
- a CDS encoding protein kinase domain-containing protein — protein MERQVGNRYRLVEPIGEGGMGVVWRAYDELLDRTVAIKEVRYTGIGDDQRAQLNRRTIREARAAGRLDHPSVVVVHDVVEEDGRPWIVMQLVRSRSLGQVIREHGPLPVGQVAAIGWQVLDALRAAHATGVLHRDVKPENVLLADDGRVVLTDFGIASLEAEAGLTATGGLVGTPAYMSPERLHGDPARPESDLWALGATLYAAVEGAPPYKRDSWAATVAAVLRDEPEPPRRAGPLAPVVMGLLHRDPAARLPAAEAAGLLRAAAGHALAPGAGPVPGFPAYPPPAPHPAAPGIHAVPGVHAAPGVHAPGVQAAPDHAGRTAPDHGGRTAPGHDGRTVQGRGGRPVPGPPAESGAGHPAPPGGGRRWPTAVVRVAAAVAAAAALGVGAVLLADRTDSPASSASTADRPGAATPAASNGTRPITTDNATPDTTSGATPGATPRSTPSATRRVVPPAGWRSYTSAAGRFSVAIPRGWQAVQSDTRASVTVRAPGSPSRLIIEWTVAERPWTDPARHWADLEKEILAKGEFTGYRRLSIEPTTYLGRPAADWEFTRAANGTVIHVVNRGFRTAAGRPYAIYWETTEARWPRERRFFETFAKTFTPR, from the coding sequence GTGGAAAGGCAGGTCGGCAACCGCTACCGCCTCGTCGAGCCGATCGGCGAGGGCGGCATGGGCGTGGTCTGGCGCGCCTACGACGAGCTGCTCGACCGCACGGTGGCGATCAAGGAGGTCCGCTACACCGGGATCGGCGACGACCAGCGGGCCCAGCTCAACCGCCGCACCATCAGGGAGGCCAGGGCCGCGGGCCGGCTCGACCATCCCTCGGTGGTCGTCGTGCACGACGTCGTCGAGGAGGACGGCCGCCCGTGGATCGTGATGCAACTCGTCCGGTCGCGCTCGCTGGGCCAGGTGATCCGCGAACACGGGCCGCTTCCGGTCGGGCAGGTCGCGGCGATCGGCTGGCAGGTGCTCGACGCACTGCGCGCCGCGCACGCCACCGGCGTGCTGCACCGTGACGTCAAGCCCGAGAACGTGCTGCTGGCCGACGACGGCCGGGTGGTGCTGACCGACTTCGGCATCGCCTCGCTGGAGGCGGAGGCGGGGCTGACCGCCACCGGCGGCCTGGTGGGCACGCCCGCCTACATGTCGCCCGAGCGGCTGCACGGCGATCCGGCCCGGCCCGAGTCCGACCTGTGGGCGCTGGGCGCGACGCTGTACGCGGCGGTGGAGGGCGCGCCGCCGTACAAGCGCGACTCGTGGGCGGCGACAGTCGCGGCGGTGCTGCGCGACGAGCCCGAGCCGCCCCGGCGGGCGGGCCCGCTGGCGCCGGTCGTCATGGGGCTCCTCCACCGCGACCCGGCCGCCCGGCTGCCCGCCGCCGAGGCCGCGGGCCTGCTGCGCGCCGCCGCGGGCCACGCCCTCGCTCCGGGGGCCGGGCCCGTGCCCGGTTTCCCCGCGTACCCGCCACCGGCTCCCCACCCCGCGGCTCCCGGTATCCATGCCGTTCCCGGTGTCCATGCCGCTCCCGGTGTCCATGCTCCCGGTGTCCAGGCCGCCCCCGACCACGCCGGTCGCACCGCCCCCGACCACGGCGGCCGCACCGCTCCAGGCCACGACGGCCGCACCGTCCAGGGCCGCGGCGGCCGGCCGGTTCCCGGTCCCCCGGCGGAGTCCGGCGCCGGTCACCCGGCACCGCCCGGGGGCGGGAGGCGGTGGCCCACCGCCGTGGTGCGGGTGGCCGCCGCCGTGGCCGCGGCGGCCGCGCTCGGTGTGGGCGCCGTGCTGCTGGCCGACCGTACGGACTCCCCGGCGAGCAGCGCCTCCACCGCCGACCGGCCGGGCGCGGCGACCCCCGCCGCGTCGAACGGCACCCGGCCGATCACCACGGACAACGCCACACCCGACACCACCTCCGGCGCCACACCGGGCGCCACGCCACGGTCCACGCCGTCCGCCACGAGGCGGGTCGTCCCGCCCGCCGGGTGGCGCTCCTACACCAGCGCGGCCGGACGCTTCTCGGTCGCGATCCCCCGCGGCTGGCAGGCCGTCCAGAGCGACACGCGGGCCAGCGTGACCGTCCGGGCCCCCGGCTCCCCCAGCAGGCTGATCATCGAGTGGACCGTCGCCGAGCGCCCCTGGACCGATCCTGCGCGACACTGGGCCGACCTGGAGAAGGAGATCCTGGCCAAGGGCGAGTTCACCGGCTACCGGCGCCTGTCCATCGAGCCCACCACCTACCTGGGCCGTCCCGCGGCCGACTGGGAGTTCACCCGCGCGGCCAACGGCACCGTGATCCACGTGGTCAACCGCGGCTTCCGCACCGCCGCCGGCCGCCCGTACGCGATCTACTGGGAGACCACCGAGGCCCGCTGGCCGCGCGAGCGCCGCTTCTTCGAGACGTTCGCCAAGACCTTCACCCCCCGTTGA
- a CDS encoding serine/threonine-protein kinase: MSDRKRDGRRIAGRYQLLEPIGKGGMGIVWRAHDELLDRTVAVKEVRYAAALGDEVQLLNRRTMREARAAARFEHPNVIVVHDVIEEDDRPWIVMQLVQSRSLGAVIKQDGPLKPKRVAEIGLAVLDALHRAHESGVLHRDVKPENVLLADDGRVVLTDFGIATLETETQLTVTGLAGTPAFIAPERLKGLPARRESDLWSLGATLYTSVEGRSPHERGMALATMHAVLTDPPDPAPNAGPLAEVIDLLLAKEPVQRPSYEETERLLREAIAASTPRQVSRPSPRATAVMPAQRPGVERAPVEDDTPTDPDLVAPGAAGPPASQPAPKPAARPSRPISARPLSARPGSARSDSGRPEPARSESARSASQRPDPAWPEPARAEPARSASAAEPAGPWAPEPAHELPETGARLSPATADPDDLLPPTARSSRSDLRGRPWPVVAAAGAVVLVAAIGGYLGLNSAPDRSSGSERTGAVTTPATSGSEPSDGATGSPTAEPSPSASPTGSPSPSASPSEPADALPEGWKMYKDKKMGFSVGLPKGWDVHTRSGRQVTFRGPGAGPKSYLLIEEAADPGSDPYKDWIKQEPTLKHNFGGYKKLSIKKVDYQKAAADWDFTWNADSGPSRVRNRGFVTENGRGYAIYWHTLNSRWKKDLHFFEGFCATFKPRK; encoded by the coding sequence ATGTCGGATCGCAAGCGGGACGGACGCCGCATCGCCGGCCGCTACCAGCTGCTGGAACCCATTGGCAAGGGTGGCATGGGCATCGTCTGGCGCGCCCATGACGAGCTGCTGGATCGCACGGTGGCGGTCAAGGAAGTCCGTTATGCCGCCGCTCTGGGTGACGAGGTGCAGCTGCTCAACCGGCGCACGATGCGCGAGGCGAGGGCCGCGGCCAGGTTCGAGCATCCCAACGTGATCGTCGTGCACGACGTGATCGAGGAGGACGACCGCCCCTGGATCGTGATGCAGCTCGTCCAGTCGCGCTCGCTGGGCGCGGTCATCAAGCAGGACGGGCCGCTGAAGCCCAAGCGGGTGGCCGAGATCGGCCTGGCGGTGCTCGACGCCCTGCACCGCGCGCACGAGTCGGGGGTGCTGCACCGCGACGTCAAGCCCGAGAACGTGCTGCTGGCCGACGACGGCCGGGTGGTGCTGACCGACTTCGGCATCGCCACGCTGGAGACCGAGACCCAGCTCACCGTGACGGGCCTGGCGGGCACTCCGGCGTTCATCGCGCCCGAGCGGCTCAAGGGGCTGCCCGCGCGGCGCGAGTCGGACCTGTGGTCGCTGGGCGCCACCCTCTACACCTCCGTGGAGGGCCGCTCGCCGCACGAGCGCGGCATGGCGCTGGCCACCATGCACGCGGTGCTGACCGACCCGCCGGACCCCGCGCCCAACGCGGGGCCGCTGGCCGAGGTGATCGACCTGCTGCTGGCCAAGGAGCCGGTGCAGCGTCCCTCGTACGAGGAGACCGAGCGGCTGCTGCGCGAGGCCATCGCCGCCTCCACCCCCCGGCAGGTGAGCAGGCCGTCTCCGCGGGCCACCGCGGTGATGCCCGCCCAGCGGCCGGGCGTCGAGCGGGCCCCGGTGGAGGACGACACCCCGACGGACCCCGACCTCGTGGCGCCCGGGGCGGCCGGTCCGCCCGCCTCGCAGCCCGCGCCCAAACCGGCGGCCAGGCCGTCGCGGCCCATCTCCGCGCGTCCCCTCTCCGCGCGGCCCGGTTCGGCCCGGTCCGATTCCGGGCGACCCGAGCCCGCGCGGTCCGAGTCCGCACGGTCCGCCTCCCAACGGCCCGACCCCGCGTGGCCCGAGCCCGCGCGGGCCGAGCCCGCACGATCCGCGTCGGCGGCGGAGCCGGCCGGCCCGTGGGCTCCCGAGCCCGCCCACGAGCTGCCCGAGACCGGCGCACGGCTCAGCCCGGCGACCGCGGACCCCGACGATCTCCTCCCACCGACCGCCCGATCGTCCCGGTCGGACCTGCGCGGCCGGCCCTGGCCGGTCGTCGCGGCGGCCGGCGCGGTCGTGCTGGTCGCGGCGATCGGCGGCTACCTGGGGCTCAACTCCGCCCCCGACCGCTCGTCCGGCTCCGAGCGCACCGGCGCCGTCACCACGCCGGCCACATCCGGGTCCGAGCCGTCCGACGGCGCCACGGGGTCGCCGACGGCCGAGCCGAGCCCGAGCGCGAGCCCCACCGGGTCGCCGAGCCCGAGCGCGTCACCCAGCGAGCCGGCGGACGCGCTGCCCGAGGGCTGGAAGATGTACAAGGACAAGAAGATGGGCTTCTCGGTCGGCCTGCCGAAGGGCTGGGACGTGCACACCCGCAGCGGCCGCCAGGTCACCTTCCGCGGCCCGGGGGCGGGCCCCAAGTCCTACCTGCTGATCGAGGAGGCCGCGGACCCGGGTTCCGACCCGTACAAGGACTGGATCAAGCAGGAGCCGACACTCAAGCACAACTTCGGCGGCTACAAGAAGTTGTCCATCAAGAAGGTCGACTACCAGAAGGCCGCCGCCGACTGGGACTTCACCTGGAACGCCGACTCGGGTCCGTCGCGGGTGCGCAACCGGGGCTTCGTCACCGAGAACGGCCGCGGCTACGCCATCTACTGGCACACCCTCAACAGCCGCTGGAAGAAGGACCTGCACTTCTTCGAGGGCTTCTGCGCGACCTTCAAACCCCGCAAGTAG
- a CDS encoding protein kinase domain-containing protein, giving the protein MVGGRYRLLRTIGQGGMGTVWQAHDEVLGRDVAVKEVHPPPDLTGAEREVFSVRTFREARAAGRVAHPGVATVYDVLEEHGHPWIVMQFVRSRTLGEFVREEGPLPPARAAAVGLQLLEALRAAHAAGVLHRDVKPDNVLLTDDGRAVLTDFGIATTEDETPVTRTGILLGTPAFISPERAAGAQASPASDLWSVGVTLYVAVEGHSPFQRPHALATLGAVMHDEPAPLARAGVLGPVLLGLLRKNPAERMTLDEARLRLHAVVSGSAPEPTAPVAVPPIPRQAPSVTATPTATPTEPPKPPAGQHARPPAPRRGAPLAALAAGVIAVGLAAGGLAWWAQRGEDDRPPATVPAVVSSGGPKASTEDSRTPSGTRPTEPAVVPDEPRAGRGTPPSGGTRQPARDRSGEPTREPTREPTGQPTREPTAKPTAKPTGKPTKEPAKEPSSRAPGQVDPAGDGESDGRQAQDDNGTKPKQVAAKGPKSGRKS; this is encoded by the coding sequence ATGGTCGGTGGACGATACCGGCTGCTCAGGACCATTGGCCAGGGCGGCATGGGAACGGTGTGGCAGGCGCACGACGAGGTGCTGGGCCGCGACGTCGCGGTGAAGGAGGTGCACCCGCCGCCGGACCTGACCGGCGCGGAGCGTGAGGTGTTCAGCGTGCGCACCTTCCGCGAGGCGAGGGCGGCCGGGCGGGTGGCGCACCCGGGCGTCGCCACGGTCTACGACGTGCTGGAGGAACACGGTCACCCGTGGATCGTCATGCAGTTCGTCCGTTCGCGCACCCTGGGCGAGTTCGTGCGCGAGGAGGGGCCGCTGCCGCCCGCCAGGGCTGCGGCCGTGGGGCTGCAACTGCTGGAGGCGCTGCGCGCGGCGCACGCCGCGGGCGTTCTGCACCGCGACGTCAAGCCCGACAACGTGCTGCTGACCGACGACGGCAGGGCGGTGCTGACCGACTTCGGCATCGCCACCACCGAGGACGAGACTCCGGTCACCCGGACGGGCATCCTGCTCGGCACGCCCGCGTTCATCTCCCCCGAACGGGCCGCCGGCGCCCAGGCGAGCCCCGCCTCGGACCTGTGGTCGGTCGGGGTGACGCTGTACGTCGCCGTCGAGGGCCACTCGCCGTTCCAGCGCCCGCACGCCCTGGCCACGCTCGGCGCGGTCATGCACGACGAGCCAGCGCCGCTGGCCCGAGCGGGCGTGCTGGGGCCGGTCCTGCTGGGGTTGCTGCGCAAGAACCCCGCCGAGCGGATGACCCTGGACGAGGCGCGGCTGCGGCTGCACGCCGTCGTCTCGGGCAGCGCCCCGGAGCCGACGGCGCCGGTGGCCGTCCCGCCGATCCCGCGGCAGGCGCCGTCCGTCACCGCCACGCCCACCGCCACGCCCACCGAGCCGCCGAAGCCGCCCGCCGGGCAGCACGCGCGGCCGCCCGCCCCGCGTCGCGGGGCCCCGCTGGCCGCCCTGGCGGCCGGGGTGATCGCCGTCGGGCTGGCCGCGGGCGGCCTCGCCTGGTGGGCGCAGCGGGGCGAGGACGACCGGCCGCCGGCGACCGTACCGGCCGTCGTCAGCTCCGGCGGCCCGAAGGCGTCCACCGAGGACTCGCGGACCCCTTCGGGGACGCGCCCCACCGAACCCGCCGTCGTTCCCGACGAGCCACGCGCGGGGCGGGGCACCCCGCCCTCGGGCGGAACCCGGCAGCCCGCCCGTGACCGTTCGGGCGAGCCCACCCGCGAGCCCACCCGGGAGCCGACGGGACAACCCACGCGGGAGCCCACAGCGAAACCCACCGCGAAGCCCACCGGGAAGCCCACGAAGGAGCCGGCCAAGGAGCCCTCCTCGCGCGCCCCCGGCCAGGTCGATCCGGCCGGCGACGGCGAAAGCGACGGTAGGCAGGCGCAGGACGACAACGGCACGAAGCCGAAGCAGGTCGCCGCGAAGGGCCCCAAGAGCGGCAGGAAGTCCTGA